The genome window GGTCCCTTCGAGTTTCTTCTCCTGCCGGTCGAGCCGTGTCTCCCTGGCCCAGGTGCGCTTCAGGTCGTCGCGCACGTGCAGGCGCAGCCGGCCCAGCCCGTCCGTCTCCAGCTCGATCTGATCGCCGTCCTGGAAGGCGCTGAGCCCCCGGTGGTTGGTGCCCGTCGCGAGCACGTCACCGGGCTCGAGCGGATGGATGGCGCTGACCCACTCGATGCACCGGGGGATCTTGTGGGCCATGTCGCTGGTGTTGAAGTTCTGCTTGAGCTCCCCATTGACCCAGAGCCGGATCTGGAGGCTGCGCGGGTCGGGCACCTCGTCGGCGGTGACCAGGTACGGGCCCATCGGGGCGAACGTCTCTCGCGACTTCATCTGGTAGAAGGTGTTGCCGGCGGGGAGCAGGCCCCTGGCCGAGCCGTCGATGAAGTTCGTGTACCCGAAGACGTAGTCCATGGCCTCTGAGGCCCGCACGTTGGACGCCCGCTTGCCGATGATCACCGCCACCTCCGCCTCGCCCTCGAAGATGGTGGCGGGGACGTCGGGCAAGACCATGGTCTCGCCGTCGCCGATCACGCTGAGGGGCGACTTGTGGAAGGCGTTGATGGGGGCGGGCTCCGCGCGGGTCCCGTCCTCCATGTAGTTCACCGCCATGCAGACGATGTTGCAGGGCTTGGGCAGGGGAGGGCGGATCCTGACCTTGTGGAGCGGCACGCTCTCCGCCCGGGCGGCCGCGCCCTCGAGATGCTCCTTGTGCTCGTCGAACCGCGCGATCAGCGCGCTGATCAGGTCGTGCGGCCCGCTGTGCGGGATGCCCCGGACGGCGTGCGACACGTCGAAGACCGCGCCTCCCTTGAGGACGCCGAGCTTGAAGTCGTCGAAGAAGAGGAGCTTCACGCCCGCTCAGTTCCTCCCGGCGAGAGGCCCGCGAAGGAGGCGCCCCGGCAGGGCGCCCGTGTGCTTGCCGTCGCGCAGCAGGACCTCGCCGTTCACCACGGTGGCGGCGATGCCGCGGCAGCGCTGGGTCAGGCGCTTCGCACCGGCGGGCAGATCGTTGACCACCTCGGGCATCTCGGCGCCGATCGTGGCCGGGTCGAAGACGACGAAGTCTGCGGCGAAGCCTTCACGCACGAGGCCCCGATCCATCAAGCCCCACTGAGTCGCCGTGTCGAACGTCAGCATGCGCACCGCCTGCTCGAGCGTCAGCGCCTGCTTCGCGCGCACCCAGTGGCTGAGGAGATGCGACTGGAGCGAGGCGTCCATGAGCTGCGAGACGTGAGCACCCGAGTCCGAGAAGGTCACGACCGTGCGCGGGTGCTTGATCAGCTCGAGCGCGTGGTCCTGGTTCTCGTTGGCGATGGGCTGGAGGAAGAAGAGGTCGAGATCCTTCTCGAGGGCGACGTCGATCATGGCCTCGACCGGATCCACCCCGCGCTGGCGCGCGACCTCCGCCACTGAGCGGTGCGGTCCCTCGACCGTGTCCATGACGAAGAGCCAGTCGTAGATGGGCGGCCGCGCCTCGGTTCCGAGGGCTTTGCGGCTGTCGCGCTCGCGCGCGGCCTCGACCAGGCGGCGGCGCAGCTCCGGATCGCGGAGCCGCTGCTTCTGCTCGGCGAGCGGGAGCGCCCGCAGCTCCTTCCACACCGGCAGGCGGTCGAACGGCAGCTGGGTCTTGAAGGAGAGGATCGCGGAGAGCCAGCGGCTGTGCACCTGGGCGAACATGCGGCCGCCGGCGTCGGCGGTCTCATCGAGCAGCGCGGCGTACGTCCGCCAGATATCGGGCGCGTCCCTCCGGCTGAAGAGGCCGAAGGTAAGCGGGCGCCCCGTCTCGACCGCCAGCTCGCGCAGCCGGCGCTGGTAGTCCTTGAGGCCGGGGTGGCCCAGCTCGCGGTCCACGCTTTCGCCCGCGATCTCGAAGATGCCCGCGTTCATCTCGCCCATCGCGCCGACGAGGCGGCGAACCTCGTCCCACGCGGCGACGCGGCTCGCGACGGGACGGTGGTCTGGGGTCTCGTGGCTGGTTGACCGCGAAGTCGTGAAGCCCATGGCGCCGGCGGTGAGGGCGCTCCGCAGCTCCTTCTCCATCGCCTTGAGGTCATCCTCGGTGGCCGGCTGGTCGAAGGCGCGCTCGCCCATCACGTAGGTGCGCAGGGCGGAATGGCCGAGGTACCCCGAGTAGTTGATGCCCTTGGGCAGGGCCTCGACGGCGTCGAGGAACTCGGCGAACGTGGTCCACGTCCATTCGATGCCCGCCTCCATCGCCTCCGCGGAGATGTCCTCGGCGCGCTGGAGGTTGCGGATGACCAGGTTGCGGTCGGCCTTGGCGCAGGGGGCGAGGGTGAAGCCGCAGTTGCCCATGACGACGCTGGTAATCCCGTGCCAGCAGGACGAGGTGCCGAGCGGGTCCCAGAAGACCTGGGCGTCCATGTGCGTGTGCCCATCCACGAAGCCGGGGGACACGACCTGGCCCTCGGCGTCGATGACCTCGCGCGCCGACTCCCGGATGCGGCCGATGCTGGCGATGCGGCCGCCCTTCACGCCGACGTCGGCGCGGTACCGGGGCAGTCCGGAGCCGTCCACCACCCAGCCGTTCTTGATCACAAGGTCATAGGACATGAACCGCTCCTCCTTAGGTCAGGGCCTTGGGGCACCGCGCTCGTCGAAGTTGCCCCATGGTACTCCACCTTTGGGCGTACTCAAGAGGTTAGGAATCGGCTTTGACATCCTCCCAAGGCGCGCCTAGACTCCCTGAGCGCCAATATGGACCCAATATGGATATAGGCGTTTTCGACCATCTCGATCGGCGGGACGTGCCGCTCGCCGAGTTCTACGAGAGCCGGCTGCGCCTGCTCGAGAGGTACGACGCGGCCGGCTTCTACTCCTACCACTTGGCCGAGCACCACGCGACTCCACTGGGGCTGGCGCCCTCTCCGGGCATCTTCCTCGCGGCCGCCACACAGCGCACCCGGCGCATCCGGCTCGGGCCCTGCGTGTACTGCCTGCCGCTCTACGACCCGCTCCGGCTGATCGAAGAGGTCTGCATGCTGGACCAGCTCTCGCGGGGGCGCTTCGACTTCGGCGTGGGACGCGGGATTGTCCCCTACGAGATGGCGTACTTCAATCTGCACCACCTCGAGACCGAGGAGATCTACCAGGAGGCGCTCGAGGTCATCCTGCAGGGGCTCCAGAGCGAGGTGCTCGACCACCGGGGCAATCGCTACACATACCGGAAAGTCCCCATGATCCTCCGGCCCTTCCAGCAGCCGCACCCGCCGCTCTGGTACGGCCTGAGCCATGCCGCCGGCGCGGAGTGGGCGGCGACCAACCGCGTCCACGTCCTCACCAACGGCCCGAGCGAGGTGTCGGCGCCGCTCTTCGACCGCTACCGCGAGGTCTGGGAGCGCAAGCACGGCGGCGCAGCCATGCCCAAGCTCGGCATCTCGCGCCACATCGTCGTCGCGCCCACCGACGCGCAGGCCGAGGCGCTGGCGCGGCCGAGCTACGCCACGTGGTACGCGAACCTAACCAAGCTCTGGCGCGACTTCGGCTCGATCCCCATCCGCTTCGCCCGGGACTTCGACGAGGCGCGCCAGCGCGGCGTCGCCATCGCGGGCACCCCCGCGCGGGTGCGCGAGGAGATCGAGCGCCAGGTCGCCGCGAGCCGCTGTACCTACTTCGTCTGCCGGCTGATGTTCGGCGAGATGAGCGAGACCGAGGCCGCGGCGTCCATCGGCCTCTTCAGCAACGAGGTCATGCCGTATCTCACCGCGCTGGTTCCGCCTGGAGGTGGAGCGTGACGGCAAAAGCGTCTGTCCTCGAGTTCGGCATGGGCGTGGACGTTCACGGTCGGGACGCCACGAAGGCCGCCTGCCGCGCGGTATCGGACGCGATCCGGCATTCGAGCTTGCCGCTGCTCCATGATGTCCGGGAGCGCGGCGGGAAGATGCTGGTTGACGTCACCGTTGCGGTCCCCGACCCGGGGTCCGTCAATATCGATACAGTCCGGCGCGAGCTTCCTCACGGCGAAGTCACTGTCCACGCGGTGAGCGGAGGTCTGCGCGTGCCCGGCGCGGACACGATTATCGCGTGCGCGGCCATCACCGTCAGCATCGAGTACCCGGAGGCGTCAAGATGAACAGCCCCATCGGTCTCAAGCGGCTGCAGCACCTGGTCCTGTGGGTGTCCAACGTCGATCGGAGCGTCCGGTTCTACGAGGACGTCTTGGGCTTCGAGGTGAAGCGCCGGTACCCCAACGCGGCCTTCATGAAGATTCCCGGCAGCGCCGACGACCACAACCTCGGTCTCTTCGAGCAGCCGGGGGCTCCGAGGCCCGACGAGGGCGTGGCACGTATGTACCATTCGGCGTGGGAGGTCGGCGAGATCACCGATCTGGTCCGGGCGCGGCTGCGACTCGCCGAGGCGGGCGCGCTCGTCGGCCAGTCGGATCACGGCGTGAGCCTGTCGCTGTACGCCAAGGATCCCGACGGCCTCGAGTTCGAGATCTTCTGGACGGTACCGGGAGGCACTTCTGTCGGGACCAGGGCGCTGGACCTCGAAGCCGAGGTCGCCCGCTGGACTACCCAAGGCGTTTGACCACACCTTGAAGGAGGCGGGCATGCTGGCGATCTGGGTGAAGGCGCGCATCAAGCCGGGGGAGCGGCAGCGCTTCCTGAAGGCGATCGAAGTGGACGCGCTCGGTTCCGAGGGGGACGAGCCTGGGTGCCTGCGCTTCAACGTCCTCCAGGACGCGCAGGATGAGAACGTCTACTACTTCTACGAGGTCTACAAGGACGAGGCCGCGCTCGAAGCCCATCGCGCCACGCCGCACTACGCGGTCTGGAAGGCCGTCGCCGACACGCTGGACGGGCCGACCGAGCCGACCCGCTGCGGGACCGTGTTCCCGGCGGCGCGCGCGTACTGGGGCAAGTAAGCGCCGATTTCCGATATCACGGGTGAGCGCAGCGGCGGGGGTGTCTCGGATGTCGGTGTCAAGGGAGGAGGAGGACGCGGCGGGGGTGGAATCTCGACAAGGACCCCCTGTCATCTCGTTCCGCATGGGCGGAACGGCAGGTTCGAGAGCGTGCGGCCCGCTTAGCCGCATAGGAGGCAGGAGAGAATGGGCAATATCGGGAATCTCGGCTCAGAGGCTGGCAAACACATCGGGCTGGCCGCGGAGGCCCAGATGATATCGTGCAACGCCTCGCGGTGTATCACAGCAAGGGAACGAAGGCGTGCCCTGCAAGGTCGCGGAAACGCGGGTGCCGTCGGAGCTCGGTCGGGCTCGTTCGTCGTGCTATACAGAACTACGCAGCCGGATATCGCAGTTCAAGATACTGAGCGTTCGCCGCACTAGCGAGAGGTTCTGCAGATGACTGGCTACGATCGCTGGCGCCGGGTCCGCTACGCAGCAATGGCGATACGCGTTGGTGCGCTCGTCCTTGTGGCGTTCCTGCCCGCTCTCGCCAGTTTCGTTTCCGGGCCTGTCGGCGATGCACAAGCGCAGCACCAGCCTGCCGGGAAGGTCTACCGGATCGGCTTTTTGCGTCAGGGTCCGCCACCCAAGGCCTGGGTTGAGGCGCTTCAGCAGGGTCTACGAGAACGAGGATACGTCGAGGGTCGGAACCTAGTTTGGGAATTTCGGTCGACCGACGGCAGCCTGGACCAACTTCCGCAATTCGCCGAGGAGTTGGTGCGATTGAAGGTGGATCTCATCCTGGCTTCAGCTGCGTCAGCCGCGGTGGCCGCCATGGGCGCGACGTCTTCGGTGCCTATCGTGTTTGCGGGCGTCTACAACCCGGATAAGATCGGCCTCGTCCAGAGCCTGAGATATCCGGGGGGCAACATCACGGGAGTCGCCATCGCCGTCGATGCTGCGGAAATGACCGGTAAGCGCCTGCAGCTGCTTACGGAGCTCGTTCCGACGCTCAAGCGAGTCGCGATCCTGTCGCATCCGCCCCATCCGACCAACGCCATGCAGTTTCAGGGGGCGGGCGCCGCAGCACGCGCACTGGGCGTGCAGCTTGTGGAGGTCCCAGTGCGGGGCGGGGACGATTTCGATGCCGCCCTCAAGGCACTACGCGGCATCGACGGTCTGCTGCACGTCGACACTCCACTTTTCACGACGCACCGGGCTCGATTCGTAAAGGCGGCAGCAAGCACCCGACTGCCCGCGATCTATGCGCTCAAGGAATTCGTCGAAGTTGGAGGTCTCATGTCGTACGGTGTGGATGTTGTGGATGTGTACCGCCGTGCGGCGCCCTACGTGGACAAGATCCTGAAGGGCGCGAAGCCTGCTGACCTGCCTGTCGAGCAACCTACGAAGTTCGAGTTGGTGATCAACAAGAGGACGGTTAATGCTCTCGGCTTGGCGATCCCGCCGTCATTCCTGGTGCGAGTCGATCAGATCGTCGAATGACTGTCTGCATCGATGGGGCGTCGAACATGGCAGTGGAGCGGACGCTTGGCTCGCATCCGCTCGCCGCCGCCGCTCACCGCCAGCGTTCGGGTTCGGTTGTTGCGCGGGCCCGCAATCACCCTAATCGAACTGCCTGATGTCCGAGGTTGACCTCATCTGACAGGCTCCACCCTACGGAACCTGTCAAGGAGGCGTAAGGGCGATGGGCAAGGTCGTCTACGCGGCGGCGATGTCGCACGTGCTCTATCCCGACTACTACGGCAAGAACGTGGGGCCCCACGGGCGCCGGATGGTCGAGGAGCTGATCGCCGTGGTCCGGGACATGGGCCGCGACATGCTCGCCGCCAAACCGGACGCCCTCGTCGTGATCGCCGACGACCACCTGAACGTCTTCTCCTTCGACGCGATCCCGGCCATGTGCGTGCGCATCGGCCGCTCCGTCCAGCGCATGGTCCAGGACGACGCGATCGAGTTCGACCGCGCGCTCGACGGCCTGCCCGAGCGCTACCCCCTCCACGAAGATCTGGCCAACCGCGTCCTGGAGCAGGGGATGGAAGCGGGCTTCGACTTCGCCGCCTCGTGGTCGGCCCCGCTCGACCACGCGTTCCTGAGCCCCGTGAGCACGCTCTGCGGGCCTCTACCCGTGCCGCCCCTCGTCCCGTTCTGGGTTAACTGCTTTATCGCGCCGCAGCCCACGGCGCGCCGCTGCTTCGCGGCGGGCAGGCACATCGCCCGAGTCGTGGCTGAGGGGCCCTGGCGGGTCGCCGTGATCGCGACCGGCGGTCTCTCGCATTTTCCTGGCCTGTCGCTGGCCCGCGTTGGCACGTCCGACGTCCTATTCGACCGCTGGCTGGTGAGCCTCATGGAGGTGGGCGATCACGAGGCACTGTGCGCGCTCACCATGAAGGACCTCGACGAGAGCGGCTCCCACGAGTTCCTGAACTGGATGGTGCTGGTCGGCGCTGTCAGCACGGCCCGGGCCCGCGTCCGTTTCTTCGGCGAGATGGGCCGCATCGATCTCGCCGCCCTCGAGTGGGCGCTCCCATGAGCCGCTACGAGGTCAACGTCCTCCTCTACCGCCTGAAGAAGGACCAGGCCTTCCGGGCCCGCTTCCGCGACGACGCGCGCGCCGCGCTCGCCGCCGCCGAGCTCACCGACGAAGAGCGGGAGGCGTTTGTCCGCTGGGACTCGCGGCGGCTGAACGAGCTCGGCGGCTCGCTCCACCTGCTAATCTCCATCCCCGGGCACGGCGGGCACTGAGAGCGCCGCCGGCCGCGGGGTCGCGCTAGGGCGCTTCGACGGCGCGGGAAGCCAGGAGCGCGGCGATCCGCTCCTCGTCGTAGCCGAGGAGATTCGCGAGTACGTCGCGGGTATGCTGGCCCACGCGATGCGGGGCGGGGCCCTGCGGGTGGACCGGCTTGCCGTCGAGGTGGTAGGGACTGGCCGTCACGCGCACGTCCCCGCGGGCCGGATGCGACAGCGCCGGGAAGAACTTACGCTCGGCCAACTGGGGCGCCGCGATGACCTCGGCCGGGCGCAGGACCGGCGCGCAGGGTAGCCGCGCCTTGGTGAGCACGTCGATCGCCGCGTCCACGCTCGCAAAGTTGTCGAGCCACCGGCCGATTACCTCACGGAGCGCGCGCCAATTCGCCCGCCGCGCATCCGCCGTCGCGAAACGCGCATCGTTCGTCAGCTCCGGGCGCTCCATCACCTTGAGCAGCCTCGGCCAGAGTTCGGGCCCGCCCACGACCTGGAACGCCAGGTAGCGGTGACCGATCTTGTGGACCACCATGCCGGGCCGCGGATTGCCGTGCTCCTGGCCGCCATTGAGAACGGCCCCGAAGGTCACGCTGTCCGAAGCCACGAGGGCCTCGAGCATGGAGACGTCCAGATGCGCGCCGCGTCCCGTGCGCGCCCGCCGCCAGAGCGCGCCCAGGACGGCGGTGGCGGCATGGGTCGCGGCCAGCATGTCGGCGGCCTGGAGGTTCGAGGCCCGCGGGTTCGGCTCGTCGCCCTGCTCGAGGTGCATGAGCCCGGACATGGCGTTGATGGTGTGGGCGAAGGCCGGGCGGAGCCGCCACGGGCCCGTCTGCCCGAAGCCGGAGATGGAGCAGTAGACGATGTCGGGCTTCACCAGGCGGACCGCGTCGTAGTCGCAGCCGAGGCGGGCGACCACACCCGGCGTGAAGTTTTCGATGAAGACATCGGCGTGACGGGCGAGGTCGAGCACCACGCGGCGGCCCTCGGCGTGGGACAGGTCGACCGCCACGCTCTCCTTGCCCGCGTTGACGCGCGTGAAATACGTGCTCTGGTCGTCGCGGCCGGGCTCGAGCTGGTGCGGGTTGTGGCGCGTCTCCTCGCCGGTGCCCGGTCGCTCGATCTTGATGACGCGCGCGCCCATGTCGGCCAGCAGGCGCGTGCAGTACGGGCCCGCGAGGACGCGGGTGAGGTCGAGGATCAGCAGGCCGCTCAGCGGGAGCGAATCGTCGAGAGGCTTCGCCGCCGCCGGCGCCATCAGGCCAGGAAGTCTCGGCAGAGCGCTTCCCACATGGTGGCCGACAGGCGGAGGCTCTCCGTGTCGATGCGCTCATTGTTGCCGTGGAACATGAGCGGGTAGTCGGTGTAGGGAATGCGGCGGGAGTGCAGGGCGAAGCCGTAGGACGGCACACCCTTCCAGCGGAAGTACCGCGCGTCGGTGGCGCCGCCGGTGAGGCGCGGGATGATCTTGCTGCCGGGCACGAGCGCCTGCGTCACCCGGGCGAGCGCCTCGCCGAGCGGCGTGTCGAGCGAGGTCGTCGATCCTTCCTGGCCGCGTGGAGCATCGATCTCCACACGCGAGGCGAGATCGCCCAGCGCCTCCTTCAGCATGGCGTCCACGTCGAGCGGGCTCACCCCGGGAAGCGCGCGGATGTCGATGTCGATCGCGATGCGGTCGGGGATGACGTTGATCTTGGACCCGCCGTGCACGACATTCGGCGAGAAGGTCGTGTGGGTGCACGCGTGCGCAATTCGCGCGAGCCCCAACGGCTCGAGCGTGCGCACGGCCTCCAGCACGCGTTTGGGATCGGTCAGCGCCGCCTCGAGCTCCTTCGGCAGCTCCAGCTCGGCCACGTAGCGCCGCCACTCGTCGAGGATCTTCGCCTTGGGCTGGTAGACGGCTACCCGGCGCACCACCTCGGCCGCCGTGACGAGGGCGTTGTCCGTGCGGAAGGGCATCGAGCCGTGGCCGGGCGTGCCCTTGACCACGAGCCGCCGCCAGTTGACGCCCTTCTCGCCGACGGTCACCGGCAGCTTGATGCCCGAGGGCGCGGGGATGGGAACGCCGCCGCTCTCGGTGATCACGTAGTCGGCCTTGACCGCGTCGAACTTCTCGCGGGTCAGGTAGCTGGCGCCGTAGACGCTGCCGGCTTCCTCATCGGCGACGGCGAGGTAGATCAGCGTCCCGCGCGGCTTGAAGCCGCTCTTGGCCAGCCGCCGCGTGGCCACGGCCATCGTGGACGTGATGTTGAGCATGTCGGTAGCCCCGCGGCCCCAGACGATCCCGTCCACCACCTCGGCGCCGAACGGATCGCGCTCCCAGCCGGATGGGTTGACGGGCACCACGTCGGTGTGGCCCATGAGGAGGAGCGTGGGAGCTTTCGGGTCGCTGCCGTCTATTCGAGTTATGAGGCTGACCCTACCGGGCCCGGCCGCGTGGCGCTCGAAGGAGAGGCCCGAGCCCGCGAAATACGATTCGAGCGCGTCGGCGTTGCGCTCCTCGTGACCCGACTCCGGCGTGCCGTCGTTCACGCAGGCGTTCCTGATGAGGGCGCACAGCAACTCCGTCGCTTCGGTCTCGAGATTCTTCGGGTCGGTCACGGGGCCTCCTCGGGTCTGGGGTCAGGTCTTGAAATACTACATTCTGGTTCTGCAGGTCGTGACGGGCCAAACGCAATCGCCCGAATGTCGTATTTCAAGACCTGACCCCGAACTGAAGCGCGGCCTCGGCCTCGGCGATCATGCGTTCGATCAGCTCGCGCGCGGGCACGATCTCGCTGATGAGCCCCGCGCTCTGGCCGCAGGCGGCGTGGCCGTTCTCGATGTCGCCCTCCTCGCGCGCCCGGATGGCGGCGGGGAAGCCCACACGCTGCGCCTGGAGCGGGAAGGGCAGGATCTCGGCCGTGCGCTTCTCCCACTCGCGCGTGAAGTCGTTGCGGATCGCGCGGCAGGGCTTGCCGGTGGCGCCGCGATGGACCACCGTGCCTTCCTCGTCGATGGCGACGATCTTTTTCTTGTAGTTGTCGTGGCCGTAGGCTTCGTGGGTGGCGATGAAGCGCGTGCCCATCCAGACGCCGACGGCGCCCAGCGCCAGCGCGGCGGCAAGCCCGCGCCCGTCGGCGACACCGCCGGCTGCGACCACCGGCGTCGGTGCCACCGCGTCCACCACCGCGGGGATCAGCACCATCCCGCCGATGCGGCCCGTATGCCCTCCGGCCTCGTGCCCTTGCGCGATGACGGCGTCCACGCCGTTGGCGGCGTGGTCACGCGCCTGCTTGACGTTGCCGCAGAGGGCCATGACCTTGATGCCGAGGCGGTGGGCCTCGGCCGTGACGGGGCCGGGATTGCCGAGCCCGGCGATGAGCACCGGCACCCGCTCCTCGAGCGTCACGTCTGTCCACCCTTTGACCTGGTCGGTGAATTGCTCCACCTCGTCACCGGCTATGCGGATGGTCGCGAAGAGGACGTCCACGCCGAAGGGCTTGTCGGTGAGATCGCGCACGCGGCGGATCTCATCGCGCAGATGTGCGGGGGTGCCGTGGGCCGCGGCGATGACGCCGAGCCCGCCGGCCGCGGAGACGGCCGCCGCCAGGGAGGAGCGGGCGACGAAGGCCATGCCCGCCTGGCAGATGGGATAGCGGATGCCGAGGAGGTCGCAGAGCGGCGTGTGGAGGTTGCTGCGTGTCTTCGTGACCATGGCCGTGTTCCCTCCCGGTTGGCTCCGGCGGCCACTATCGCACGCGGCGGCGCCGGCGGCAATCGGGGAGTCGTCGCCGGGCCAATGGCTTAGAAGCGCTGGCCGATTGCGATACCCATGTCGTCGAGCCGCGCGATCCCGGAGCCGAGAAACAGTTATTCAAATGCAAAGATCCGCTTCCAGTCATTCTTCATGCTGATGACGACCCAACCCTTCTTCTTCGCCTCGGCCATCAGCGCGTCGGAGAAGGTGCCGACCTTGCTGTGGGGTCCGTAGGCGTACTCGCGCTGGGCATCATCGTGATGAACCAGCATCACGAGCCTCGCGCCGTCGCCCGCCTGGGTATACTCCAGCATCTGGCGGTCGCCGGTCGAGTTGCCGAAGGCCGCGTACGGCCGGCGCCCGATCATCAGGTGGATGCCCTCGGGCTTGCCGGCAAAGTTGTCGTTCAGCAGCAGCTTCGGCTCTTTGGTCAGAAACGGCCGCCCGCTCTTGTCATAGGCGTACTTCGTCCCGCTCGTGCTGCCGACCACCTGCTCGGGCGGGATGCCGTAGACCTGGTCGGCGAATACGCGCACGAAATCCTGGCCGCCGCCGGTCACGATGTAGGTCTTGTAGCCGTTGGTGCGCAGGTAGCGCAGCACCTCCTGCATCGGCTGGTACGTCAGCTCGGTGTACGGCCGCTTCCAGCGCGGGTGCTTGGCGGTCGCCAGCCACTGTGTCACCTCGGCCTTGAACTCCTCCACTGTCATGCCGGTCAGAGTCGCTTGGAGGATCTTTTCGAGATCGGAAAACAAGATCTTCGCGATGGCTGCGCCGTCGCCGGACAGCACCGTCTTGAAGGGCTCCACGTTCTTCAATTCGGGCTTCCTGGCCACCACCGCCGGCACCCGTTCCAGGCAGTAGATCACCTGCGGGTACATCGGCTGCTCGACCCACAGCGTGCCGTCCTGATCGAAGGTGGCGATCCGCGCTTCCGGCGCGACGAACTTCGGGCTCGCCTTGTCCGTGGTGGCCTGCACGAACTCCGTGATCGCCTTCTTGGCCGGCCCGTCGTTCCAGGACGGCAGCGGATCGGTCTGGGCATGCGCCTGGCCGAAGACGACTAGAAGAGCAGCCAGCGTCAGACCGCGGACTATTCGGTATGTCACTCCACGCCTCCTTGAAACACCGGTCATGTGCGCTGTGCCCTTCGGCTTGCCGCAGAGTTGTGAAAGTGTGCTTGGTCAGCGGATAGAGCCACGCCGCCGCGAGCGCTCAGCCCTTCAGCAGCTCCTCGGCGATGCGCTTGACGTCGCCGGCCTCGACCTGGCCCTTGTGGGTCTTCATGATGTCGCCGATGAGGCGCCCGACCTGCTTGCCGTCGACGATGCCGAGCGCGGCGAGGCGCTCTTTGACGAGCGCCCGCGCCGCCGCCTCGTCCATGCCCTTCGGCAGGTAGCCTTCGCAGAATTCCTGCTCAAAGCGAAGCTGCGCGGCGTGTGCGGCGCCGCGCTCGCCCAGCTTGTCGTACTCCGCGATGGCCTTCTGGAGCTGCTTGCGGTAGGCGCCGATGACGTCGAGGACGAGCGCGTCGTCGATC of Candidatus Methylomirabilota bacterium contains these proteins:
- a CDS encoding GatB/YqeY domain-containing protein, giving the protein MALEQELTNRLTQAIKTKDGRTADVVRMLKTRLQERRTAKGFAGQIDDALVLDVIGAYRKQLQKAIAEYDKLGERGAAHAAQLRFEQEFCEGYLPKGMDEAAARALVKERLAALGIVDGKQVGRLIGDIMKTHKGQVEAGDVKRIAEELLKG
- a CDS encoding M20/M25/M40 family metallo-hydrolase; amino-acid sequence: MTDPKNLETEATELLCALIRNACVNDGTPESGHEERNADALESYFAGSGLSFERHAAGPGRVSLITRIDGSDPKAPTLLLMGHTDVVPVNPSGWERDPFGAEVVDGIVWGRGATDMLNITSTMAVATRRLAKSGFKPRGTLIYLAVADEEAGSVYGASYLTREKFDAVKADYVITESGGVPIPAPSGIKLPVTVGEKGVNWRRLVVKGTPGHGSMPFRTDNALVTAAEVVRRVAVYQPKAKILDEWRRYVAELELPKELEAALTDPKRVLEAVRTLEPLGLARIAHACTHTTFSPNVVHGGSKINVIPDRIAIDIDIRALPGVSPLDVDAMLKEALGDLASRVEIDAPRGQEGSTTSLDTPLGEALARVTQALVPGSKIIPRLTGGATDARYFRWKGVPSYGFALHSRRIPYTDYPLMFHGNNERIDTESLRLSATMWEALCRDFLA
- a CDS encoding nitronate monooxygenase, which encodes MVTKTRSNLHTPLCDLLGIRYPICQAGMAFVARSSLAAAVSAAGGLGVIAAAHGTPAHLRDEIRRVRDLTDKPFGVDVLFATIRIAGDEVEQFTDQVKGWTDVTLEERVPVLIAGLGNPGPVTAEAHRLGIKVMALCGNVKQARDHAANGVDAVIAQGHEAGGHTGRIGGMVLIPAVVDAVAPTPVVAAGGVADGRGLAAALALGAVGVWMGTRFIATHEAYGHDNYKKKIVAIDEEGTVVHRGATGKPCRAIRNDFTREWEKRTAEILPFPLQAQRVGFPAAIRAREEGDIENGHAACGQSAGLISEIVPARELIERMIAEAEAALQFGVRS
- a CDS encoding HAD family hydrolase, which encodes MTYRIVRGLTLAALLVVFGQAHAQTDPLPSWNDGPAKKAITEFVQATTDKASPKFVAPEARIATFDQDGTLWVEQPMYPQVIYCLERVPAVVARKPELKNVEPFKTVLSGDGAAIAKILFSDLEKILQATLTGMTVEEFKAEVTQWLATAKHPRWKRPYTELTYQPMQEVLRYLRTNGYKTYIVTGGGQDFVRVFADQVYGIPPEQVVGSTSGTKYAYDKSGRPFLTKEPKLLLNDNFAGKPEGIHLMIGRRPYAAFGNSTGDRQMLEYTQAGDGARLVMLVHHDDAQREYAYGPHSKVGTFSDALMAEAKKKGWVVISMKNDWKRIFAFE